Below is a genomic region from Actinomyces weissii.
GTCGGCTGCGGTGGCGCAGAAGCGGGCGGCGGCGACGGCGCGGCCCGACAGGGAGGTGGCGGCAGCGACCGCGTCGCGCTGCTGCCGCAGCTCGTCCCGGAGGCTGTCCAGGGTGGGCTCAAAACGCAGGTGCTCGAAGATCTGGGTGACCCCGGAGATCAGCAGCGCGTCCGGGTCGTTGCGGTTCTCCGGGCCGGAGACCCCGGTCGGGGCGGTGCCGTCGATCTCAAGTATGCGGGCGTCCCGCACGCGCTCAGCGCACTCCACGGCGAGCCGTGGCCCCAGGGACCACGAGCCTGCGGCCACAGGTGCAGATACGAGCACCACCGAGCCTCGGCCGTTGCGGAGCCGCTCCGCGATCTCCCGGGTGAATAGGCGTCGCTGGTAAAGCGCGTACACCCTGCCTCCCTGCGCGATCTATAGGTCCATATCTACAGTGCAGCCGCAGCCGGTGCGGCAGCACCCCATGAACCGAAAGGGACCGGACCAACAGGACATCCGCATGCGGTTCTATACGGTCACCCTAGCAGAACTTGTGCGCTTGCCTGCGGTTTTTTCTCGCCCGCATCACTCCGCTTCTTTCAGAGGCTGAGCCTATATGTCTAGGCTCAGCCCGCCTCCAGCACCCCGGATCAGACCGAGCCCTCCTCAAAGAGGGAGGTCACGGAGCCGTCGTCGAAGACCGCCTTGATCGCCCGGGCCAGCAGCGGCGCGATCCGCAGGACCGTCAGCTGCTTGAAGCGCTTGGCCTCCGGGATCGGCAGGGTGTCTGTGACCACTACCTCACGGGCACCACAGGTGGACAGGCGCTCCACCGCGGGCCCCGAGAGCACCCCGTGCGTACAGACGATGATCACGTCCTTGGCCCCGTTGTCCAGCAGCACCTTGACCGCCTTGGCTATCGTGCCCCCGGTGTCGATCATGTCGTCCACCAGCACGCAGGAGCGCCCCTCGACGTCGCCCACCACCCGGTTGGCCACGGACTCGTTGGGGCGCGTGACGTCACGGGTCTTGTGCACGAAGGCCAGCGGAGTACCGCCCAGCTGGTTCGCCCAGCGCTCCGCCACCCGGATACGGCCCGCGTCCGGGGAGACCACGGTGGTGCTGGCCGGGTCCACCCGGGTGCGCACGTACTCCACCAGGACCGGCTGGGCCCACAGGTGGTCCCAGGGCCCGTCAAAGAAGCCCTGCTCCTGGGAGGAGTGCAGGTCCACGCTCATAATGCGGTCGGCGCCCGCGGTCTTGTACAAGTCGGCCACCAGGCGGGCCGAGATGGGCTCCCGCCCCAGGTGCTTCTTGTCCTGGCGGGCGTAGGGGAAGAAGGGGGAGACCACGGTGATCCGCTTGGCGGAGGCGCGCTTGAGGGCGTCCACCATGATCAGCTGCTCCATGAGCCAGTCATTGACCCGGTCACCGTGGGACTGCAGGACGAACACGTCGCAGCCACGCACGGACTCGTTGAAGCGGACGTAGGTCTCGCCGTTGGCGAAGTCGTAGGCCGTGGAGGACAGGACCTCGATCCCCAGCTCATTGGCGACGTCCTCCGCCAGGGCCGGATGCGCCCGCCCGGAGACGATCACGAGCTGCTTCTCGCCGGTGGTGATGATGCCCGACATAGGTGTGTTCCCTTCTGGTGGCCGCGGTGGCCTGGTGTCTTGCGGCTGGTCGGTGGACTGGTGGGTCGGTGGCCCCGGCGTCGCCAGGACCGGGCTCAGCGGGAGCCGCTCAGGCGGGTCAGCGGGGCGATGACGGCGCCGGCCGGGACCTGCGCGTCGTCCAGGACGCTGTGGGCCCCTACCAGGGCGCCCTGCCCGACGCTGGTGGTGCCGCGCAGGAGCACACCGGGCTCCAGCCGGACGTCGGTGGCCAGGGTGACGGTCACGTCCACCCAGGTGGAGGCGGGGTCGGTGACGCCCACACCGCGCTCCATCCAGGCAGCCAGCACCCGGCGGTTCAGCTCCGCCCCCAGGGCGGCCAGCTGGGCGCGGTCGTTACAGCCCTCGACCAGCCAGTGGTCGGTGACAGTGAGCGCCGAGGTGGACAGTCCCGCCTCGTGGGCCTGCGCCACGACGTCGGTGAGGTAGACCTCCCCCTGGTCGTTGTCGGAGCCCAGGGAGCTCAGGGCCTGGCGCAGGTGGGCGGCGTCGAAGACGTATACGCCGGCATTAACCTCCTGGATCTCCCGCTGCGCGGCGGTGGCGTCACGGTGCTCCACGACGGCGGCGACGGTGCCGTCAACCGTCCGCACCACGCGGCCGTAGCCACTGGGGTTGTCCAGGGTGGTGGTGAGCAGGGTGACGACGTCGCCCCGCTGCTGGTGCTGGGACAGGAGGCTGCGGAGGGTGGCGGCGTCCAGCAGGGGCACGTCACCGGAGGTCACCACTACCGGCCCGGTCGCGTCCTGTGGCAGGGCCGCCAGCCCGCAGGCCACCGCCCGCCCGGTCCCGGGGACCTCGTCCTGGTCGGCGGGCCGGGCGTCCGGGGCCACCTGAGCCAGGTGCCGCACCACGGCGTCACGCTCATGGCGAACTACCACCACCAGGTGCTGCGGCTCCAGCCCACGTGCGGCGGTGACCGCGTGGTCCAGGAGGCTGCGCCCGCCGATGCGGTGCAGGACCTTGGGTGTGGCCGAGCGCATGCGGGTGCCCTTGCCTGCAGCCATGACGATGACGGCGGTCGGGTTGCTGGTGGAGCCCACGGGTCCTCTTCTTCTCACTGCTTGGAAGTCCGAACGAGGTGATCCTACGCCGCCCCCGCAGGGGCTTAGGGCCACCCGCTCCGCCCCCAGGGTTCGAACCCGGGCCTCAAGGCTCCAAAGGCCTGCGTGCTGCCACTACACCAGGGCGGATCGTGCCAGCGGCCGGGCAGGGCCGAGCACGGCGTAAGTCTCTCATGGGTCACGATCAGGCTCGACCGCTAGGTTTC
It encodes:
- a CDS encoding bifunctional UDP-N-acetylglucosamine diphosphorylase/glucosamine-1-phosphate N-acetyltransferase GlmU, translating into MAAGKGTRMRSATPKVLHRIGGRSLLDHAVTAARGLEPQHLVVVVRHERDAVVRHLAQVAPDARPADQDEVPGTGRAVACGLAALPQDATGPVVVTSGDVPLLDAATLRSLLSQHQQRGDVVTLLTTTLDNPSGYGRVVRTVDGTVAAVVEHRDATAAQREIQEVNAGVYVFDAAHLRQALSSLGSDNDQGEVYLTDVVAQAHEAGLSTSALTVTDHWLVEGCNDRAQLAALGAELNRRVLAAWMERGVGVTDPASTWVDVTVTLATDVRLEPGVLLRGTTSVGQGALVGAHSVLDDAQVPAGAVIAPLTRLSGSR
- a CDS encoding ribose-phosphate diphosphokinase, which gives rise to MSGIITTGEKQLVIVSGRAHPALAEDVANELGIEVLSSTAYDFANGETYVRFNESVRGCDVFVLQSHGDRVNDWLMEQLIMVDALKRASAKRITVVSPFFPYARQDKKHLGREPISARLVADLYKTAGADRIMSVDLHSSQEQGFFDGPWDHLWAQPVLVEYVRTRVDPASTTVVSPDAGRIRVAERWANQLGGTPLAFVHKTRDVTRPNESVANRVVGDVEGRSCVLVDDMIDTGGTIAKAVKVLLDNGAKDVIIVCTHGVLSGPAVERLSTCGAREVVVTDTLPIPEAKRFKQLTVLRIAPLLARAIKAVFDDGSVTSLFEEGSV